In Streptomyces sp. NBC_00433, a single genomic region encodes these proteins:
- a CDS encoding lysylphosphatidylglycerol synthase domain-containing protein: protein MIRDQEETEADQPGADKAGGASRARKALPAPAGGDAADRTARGKDGTTGGPRGSSKNGARGKADAMNDADGDADDRGRGAAGSGGRNGGTGGTDGARPGANGEPPTGGNGGKPPPATQDTGGKPPPGAKGSEPPPAAPSTGGEPPATAYPEGKGGEPRTGSHLSPDADTTADGHTHTVVPEPEPEPEPGPGPGPTPVAVDEPLLAARVHRPADLMRFLFGLLGIAVVLAVAGFAHATTTGLETDITKGTDHAPDALASFAGLTASIAVLIVPVAFAIERLAKRDGLRIADGVLAAVLAHGTALATDLWVTNSAPGPIRDALTHNAPSGTGMTDPVHGYLAPVIAYVTAVGMARRPRWRVALWFVLLLDAFAVLVGGYTTPFSIAVTVLIGWTVAYGTVYAVGSPNVRPTGRQLLAGLRRVGFSAQTARRVQEDGPETPDSDRGRGYLVTLEDGPPLDVTVVDREQQAQGFFYRAWRRLSLVGGITQRRSLLSLRQALEQEALLAYAAIAAGANAPKLIATSELGPDAVMLVYEHIGGRRLDALTDDEITDTLLRESWTQVRALQSRRIAHRRLVGESLLVDGSGRVFLTDLRGGEIAAGDIVLRMDVAQLLTTMALRVGPERAVASAVAVLGPDAVANSLPLLQPIALSRATRAQLKHLARERAQREREAVLAASAAEKHARDLKRAQDSAARATADEDGVPADAEGAEGKGEEKGVSKAERKAEKRAIEDALEEAREEDLLSRIRQQVLLIRPQAPVEPVRLERIKPRTLITVIAGAFAAYFLLSQLSSVPIGHAIANADWRWAAIAVAGSAASYVAAACALAGFVPERLSLLRTVQAQIAGSFVKLVAPAAVGGVALNTRYLQKAGVRPGLAVASVGASQLVGLGMHVLLLMTFGFITGTEKTPSLSPSRTVMAGLLTAGVLVLVVTAVPALRKFVSTRVRALFAGVVPRMLDVLQRPGKLATGIGGTLMVTVTFVICLDGCVRAFGGNLSYAAVAVVFLAGNALGSAAPTPGGVGAVELALTGGLIAAGLPKEVATPAVLFFRLLTFWLPVLPGWLSFTQLSRRGEL from the coding sequence GTGATACGAGATCAAGAAGAGACCGAAGCGGATCAGCCGGGCGCGGACAAGGCCGGAGGGGCCTCCCGCGCCCGTAAAGCGCTGCCCGCGCCCGCCGGCGGCGACGCCGCGGACCGCACCGCCCGCGGCAAGGACGGCACGACGGGCGGTCCCAGGGGCAGCTCGAAGAACGGCGCAAGGGGCAAGGCCGACGCGATGAACGACGCCGACGGCGACGCGGACGACCGCGGCAGGGGCGCCGCCGGATCCGGCGGCAGGAACGGCGGGACGGGCGGGACCGACGGCGCGCGCCCCGGCGCGAACGGCGAACCGCCCACCGGCGGGAACGGCGGCAAACCACCTCCCGCCACGCAGGACACCGGCGGCAAGCCGCCTCCCGGCGCGAAGGGCAGCGAACCGCCCCCCGCCGCACCGAGCACCGGCGGCGAACCGCCCGCCACCGCGTATCCCGAAGGGAAGGGCGGCGAGCCGCGCACCGGCTCGCATCTGAGCCCGGACGCCGACACGACCGCCGACGGGCACACCCACACCGTCGTCCCGGAACCGGAACCGGAACCCGAGCCGGGGCCGGGGCCCGGCCCCACCCCGGTCGCCGTCGACGAACCGCTGCTCGCCGCCCGGGTGCACCGGCCCGCCGACCTGATGCGGTTCCTCTTCGGGCTGCTCGGCATCGCCGTCGTGCTGGCCGTCGCGGGCTTCGCGCACGCCACGACGACCGGCCTCGAAACGGACATCACCAAGGGCACCGACCACGCGCCCGACGCGCTCGCGTCGTTCGCCGGCCTGACGGCGAGCATCGCGGTGCTGATCGTGCCGGTCGCCTTCGCGATCGAGCGGCTGGCCAAACGGGACGGGCTGCGTATCGCCGACGGTGTGCTCGCCGCCGTCCTGGCGCACGGCACGGCCCTCGCCACCGACCTGTGGGTGACCAATTCGGCGCCGGGACCGATCCGCGACGCGCTCACCCACAACGCGCCGTCCGGCACCGGCATGACCGACCCCGTGCACGGGTATCTGGCGCCGGTCATCGCGTACGTCACGGCGGTCGGCATGGCGCGGCGCCCGCGCTGGCGGGTGGCGCTGTGGTTCGTGCTGCTGCTCGACGCCTTCGCGGTGCTGGTCGGGGGCTACACGACGCCGTTCTCGATCGCGGTGACCGTGCTGATCGGCTGGACCGTCGCCTACGGCACGGTCTACGCGGTGGGCTCGCCGAACGTGCGGCCCACCGGGCGGCAGCTGCTCGCCGGGCTGCGCCGGGTGGGTTTCAGCGCGCAGACCGCCCGCCGGGTGCAGGAGGACGGCCCGGAGACCCCGGACTCCGACCGCGGGCGCGGCTATCTGGTCACCCTGGAGGACGGGCCGCCGCTGGACGTCACCGTGGTGGACCGCGAGCAGCAGGCGCAGGGCTTCTTCTACCGGGCCTGGCGGCGGCTGTCCCTGGTCGGCGGCATCACCCAGCGGCGCTCCCTGCTGTCGCTGCGCCAGGCGCTGGAGCAGGAGGCACTGCTCGCCTACGCGGCGATCGCCGCGGGCGCGAACGCCCCGAAGCTCATCGCCACCTCGGAGCTGGGCCCGGACGCGGTCATGCTGGTCTACGAGCACATCGGCGGCCGGCGTCTCGACGCGCTGACCGACGACGAGATCACCGACACATTGCTGCGGGAGTCCTGGACGCAGGTGCGGGCGCTCCAGTCGCGGCGGATCGCGCACCGTCGGCTGGTCGGCGAGTCGCTGCTGGTGGACGGGTCGGGGCGGGTCTTCCTGACCGACCTGCGCGGCGGCGAGATCGCGGCGGGGGACATCGTGCTGCGGATGGACGTGGCGCAGCTGCTGACGACCATGGCGCTGCGGGTCGGCCCGGAGCGGGCGGTGGCGTCCGCGGTGGCGGTGCTCGGCCCCGACGCGGTGGCCAACTCGCTGCCGCTGCTCCAGCCGATCGCGCTCAGCCGCGCCACCCGCGCGCAGCTCAAGCATCTGGCCAGGGAGCGCGCCCAGCGGGAGCGCGAGGCGGTGCTCGCCGCTTCCGCCGCTGAGAAGCACGCACGCGACCTGAAGCGGGCCCAGGACTCGGCGGCCCGCGCGACGGCCGACGAGGACGGTGTGCCCGCCGACGCCGAGGGAGCCGAGGGGAAGGGCGAGGAGAAGGGCGTCTCCAAGGCCGAGCGCAAGGCGGAGAAGCGGGCCATAGAGGACGCGCTGGAGGAGGCCCGCGAGGAGGACCTGCTGTCGCGTATCCGGCAGCAGGTGCTGCTGATCCGCCCGCAGGCCCCGGTCGAGCCGGTCCGGCTGGAGCGCATCAAGCCGCGCACCCTGATCACGGTCATCGCCGGCGCCTTTGCCGCGTATTTCCTGCTGTCGCAGCTCAGCTCGGTGCCGATCGGGCATGCCATCGCCAATGCCGACTGGCGCTGGGCGGCGATCGCGGTGGCGGGGTCCGCGGCGAGCTATGTCGCGGCCGCGTGCGCCCTGGCCGGTTTCGTGCCCGAGCGGCTGTCGCTGCTGCGGACGGTGCAGGCGCAGATCGCCGGGTCGTTCGTGAAGCTGGTGGCGCCCGCCGCGGTCGGCGGGGTGGCGCTGAACACCCGCTATCTGCAGAAGGCCGGGGTGCGCCCCGGCCTGGCCGTGGCGAGTGTCGGCGCCTCGCAGCTGGTGGGCCTGGGCATGCACGTCCTGCTGCTGATGACCTTCGGCTTCATCACCGGTACGGAGAAGACGCCGTCGCTGTCCCCGTCCCGTACGGTCATGGCGGGGCTGCTGACCGCGGGTGTGCTGGTGCTGGTGGTCACCGCGGTGCCCGCGCTGCGGAAGTTCGTGTCCACCCGGGTGCGGGCGCTGTTCGCCGGCGTGGTGCCGCGCATGCTGGACGTCCTGCAGCGGCCCGGCAAGCTGGCCACCGGCATCGGCGGCACGCTGATGGTGACGGTCACCTTCGTGATCTGCCTGGACGGCTGTGTGCGGGCCTTCGGCGGGAATCTGAGCTACGCGGCCGTCGCCGTCGTCTTCCTCGCCGGCAATGCGCTGGGCTCGGCGGCCCCGACCCCCGGCGGTGTCGGCGCGGTCGAACTGGCGCTGACCGGTGGTCTGATCGCGGCGGGCCTGCCCAAGGAGGTGGCCACCCCGGCGGTGCTCTTCTTCCGGCTGCTGACCTTCTGGCTGCCGGTGCTGCCCGGCTGGCTGTCCTTCACGCAGCTCTCCCGCCGCGGCGAGCTGTAG
- a CDS encoding VCBS repeat-containing protein yields MAVAAGALALTLGTTVAASASGGGTGTLAAGSGATLNSAPQHGRTAFSTADDTAAAGSTWMFGIDGRDSAGNIWDYPPNAKGGFGAKKRTGTDLGGATAFFKINSANTEKVNVYARFGTQLRIYGGSSSAGTVVSSGWKGYNAFVTPGNLGGAANPDLLARDTSGVLWEYLSYSNGSFSSRVRVGGGWQIYGDLAGFGDLTGDGKADIVARDSAGGLYLYKGTGNYKAPFASRVKIGSGWNVYNRIIGLGDNNADGKYDLIARRTGGALFFFPGTGNAAAPFGARQQIGTGWSVFNYLF; encoded by the coding sequence GTGGCTGTGGCCGCGGGCGCGCTCGCGCTGACGCTCGGCACGACAGTGGCGGCAAGCGCGAGCGGCGGCGGCACCGGGACGCTCGCCGCGGGCAGCGGCGCCACTCTGAACTCCGCACCGCAGCACGGCAGAACCGCGTTCTCCACGGCGGACGACACCGCGGCCGCGGGCAGCACCTGGATGTTCGGCATCGACGGCCGCGACTCGGCCGGCAACATCTGGGACTACCCGCCGAACGCGAAGGGCGGCTTCGGCGCGAAGAAGAGGACCGGCACGGACCTGGGGGGCGCCACCGCGTTCTTCAAGATCAACTCGGCCAACACCGAGAAGGTCAACGTCTACGCCCGCTTCGGCACCCAACTGCGCATCTACGGCGGCTCGTCGAGCGCCGGCACCGTCGTCAGCAGCGGCTGGAAGGGCTACAACGCCTTCGTCACACCGGGCAACCTGGGCGGCGCCGCCAACCCCGATCTGCTCGCCCGCGACACCAGCGGCGTGCTGTGGGAGTACCTGTCGTACAGCAACGGCAGCTTCTCCTCCCGCGTCAGGGTCGGCGGCGGCTGGCAGATCTACGGTGACCTCGCCGGCTTCGGCGACCTCACCGGCGACGGCAAGGCCGACATCGTCGCGCGTGACTCCGCGGGCGGGCTGTACCTGTACAAGGGCACCGGCAACTACAAGGCGCCGTTCGCCTCCCGGGTGAAGATCGGCTCCGGCTGGAACGTCTACAACCGGATCATCGGCCTCGGCGACAACAACGCCGACGGGAAGTACGACCTGATCGCCCGCAGGACCGGTGGCGCTCTGTTCTTCTTCCCCGGTACGGGCAACGCCGCGGCGCCTTTCGGAGCGCGGCAGCAGATCGGCACCGGCTGGAGCGTCTTCAACTACCTGTTCTGA
- the moeZ gene encoding adenylyltransferase/sulfurtransferase MoeZ, whose amino-acid sequence MSLPPLVEPAAELTVDEVRRYSRHLIIPDVGMDGQKRLKNAKVLCVGAGGLGSPALMYLAAAGVGTLGIVEFDEVDESNLQRQIIHSQADIGRSKAESARDSVLGINPLVNVVLHETRLEAENVMEIFSQYDLIVDGTDNFATRYLVNDACVLLDKPYVWGSIYRFDGQASVFWSEHGPCYRCLYPEPPPPGMVPSCAEGGVLGVLCASIGSIQVTEAIKLLAGIGEPLVGRLMIYDALEMTYRTVKVRKDPDCAVCGDHPTVTELIDYEAFCGVVSEEAQAAAAGSTITPKQLKEWIDDGENIEIIDVREPNEYEIVSIPGAKLIPKNEFIMGSALATLPQDKRIVLHCKTGVRSAEVLAVLKSAGFSDAVHVGGGVIGWVNTVEPHKPIY is encoded by the coding sequence GTGTCGCTGCCACCGCTGGTCGAGCCGGCCGCCGAGCTCACCGTTGACGAGGTCCGCAGATATTCGCGTCACCTGATCATCCCCGATGTGGGCATGGACGGGCAGAAGCGGCTCAAGAACGCCAAGGTGCTGTGCGTCGGCGCCGGCGGTCTCGGCTCGCCGGCCCTGATGTACCTGGCCGCGGCCGGTGTCGGCACGCTCGGCATCGTCGAGTTCGACGAGGTCGACGAGTCGAACCTGCAGCGCCAGATCATCCACAGCCAGGCCGACATCGGCCGCTCCAAGGCCGAGTCGGCCCGCGACTCGGTCCTGGGCATCAACCCGCTGGTGAACGTCGTCCTGCACGAGACTCGGCTCGAAGCCGAGAACGTGATGGAGATCTTCTCCCAGTACGACCTGATCGTGGACGGCACCGACAACTTCGCGACCCGCTACCTGGTCAACGACGCGTGCGTGCTGCTCGACAAGCCGTACGTCTGGGGCTCCATCTACCGCTTCGACGGCCAGGCGTCGGTCTTCTGGTCCGAGCACGGCCCCTGCTACCGCTGCCTGTACCCGGAGCCCCCGCCGCCCGGCATGGTGCCGTCCTGCGCCGAGGGCGGCGTGCTCGGCGTGCTGTGCGCGTCGATCGGCTCGATCCAGGTCACCGAGGCCATCAAGCTGCTGGCCGGCATCGGCGAGCCGCTGGTCGGCCGGCTGATGATCTACGACGCCCTGGAGATGACGTACCGCACGGTCAAGGTCCGCAAGGACCCGGACTGCGCGGTCTGCGGCGACCACCCCACGGTCACCGAACTCATCGACTACGAGGCCTTCTGCGGTGTCGTCTCCGAGGAGGCGCAGGCCGCGGCGGCCGGGTCGACGATCACTCCCAAGCAGCTCAAGGAGTGGATCGACGACGGCGAGAACATCGAGATCATCGACGTCCGCGAGCCGAACGAGTACGAGATCGTGTCGATCCCGGGCGCGAAGCTGATCCCGAAGAACGAGTTCATCATGGGCAGCGCCCTGGCGACGCTGCCGCAGGACAAGCGGATCGTGCTGCACTGCAAGACCGGGGTGCGCAGCGCCGAGGTGCTCGCGGTGCTGAAGTCCGCGGGCTTCTCCGACGCCGTGCACGTCGGCGGCGGCGTGATCGGCTGGGTCAACACGGTCGAGCCGCACAAGCCGATCTACTAG
- a CDS encoding spherulation-specific family 4 protein yields the protein MPRLTGSPRGTVRRGDRTGFGVPAFAHPLVAPGEWAAIARPDAPLHWAAFDVARGPGSRPDPLYTEVTARVRGNGVPLLGLLDAERGRRPFGELVSDASRYLDWYHVDGFYLDRAPNGREQAADCHGAVTTLRVLLDREGRGAGHIVLGHGSHPDPRYADLADQLVTFAGSWDRYRWSEVPPWTAYHPPSRFVHLVHGVPELHLDGALRVARWQGAATVCLTDRTARDGTDPWAGLPRYWERAVGLVGGPPADGVPPTM from the coding sequence ATGCCGCGTCTGACCGGGTCGCCGCGCGGCACGGTGCGGCGCGGCGACCGTACGGGCTTCGGGGTGCCGGCCTTCGCGCACCCCCTGGTGGCACCGGGCGAGTGGGCCGCGATCGCCCGCCCGGACGCACCGCTGCACTGGGCCGCCTTCGACGTGGCCCGCGGTCCCGGCAGCCGCCCCGACCCGCTGTACACGGAGGTGACCGCCCGGGTGCGTGGGAACGGCGTCCCGCTCCTCGGACTGCTGGACGCCGAGCGGGGGCGGCGGCCTTTCGGCGAACTGGTCTCCGACGCCTCTCGCTACCTGGACTGGTACCACGTCGACGGCTTCTACCTGGACCGGGCGCCCAACGGCCGGGAGCAGGCCGCCGACTGCCACGGGGCGGTCACCACGCTGCGGGTGCTGCTCGACCGGGAGGGCAGGGGCGCCGGGCACATCGTGCTCGGCCACGGCAGCCACCCCGACCCCCGCTACGCCGATCTCGCCGACCAGTTGGTCACCTTCGCCGGGTCCTGGGACCGCTACCGCTGGTCGGAGGTGCCGCCGTGGACGGCGTACCACCCGCCGTCGCGTTTCGTGCACCTGGTGCACGGCGTCCCCGAACTGCACCTCGACGGCGCGCTGCGGGTCGCCCGCTGGCAGGGCGCCGCCACCGTGTGCCTGACCGACCGCACCGCGCGGGACGGGACCGACCCCTGGGCGGGCCTGCCCCGATACTGGGAGAGGGCGGTGGGCCTGGTCGGCGGCCCCCCGGCGGACGGGGTACCGCCCACGATGTGA
- a CDS encoding NAD(P)-dependent oxidoreductase — translation MRVLLLGADGFLGRHVAERLLADPAVQLTALGRSDDADVRFDLSSGAPGVLARFLDAVHPGVVVNCAGTTRGAARELIRQNIVAVATVCEAMRRSSIAARLVQLGCGSEYGPSPVGSSTGEDAPPRPGGPYGVSKLAATELVLGSGLDAVVLRVFSPVGPGTPTGAPLGRVAEALRRAMQNGDAELRLGGLAVQRDFIDARDVARAVHAASLSAAQGVVNIGSGRAVRMRDMATALAHVAGYEGAVRELDEAPASGGAMMPPYPDGCGLWQQADVRTARDRLGWRPRIGLEESLADVWMEAACRV, via the coding sequence ATGAGAGTGCTGCTGCTCGGAGCCGACGGCTTCCTCGGCCGCCACGTCGCGGAGCGACTGCTCGCGGACCCCGCCGTCCAGCTCACCGCGCTGGGGCGCAGTGACGACGCCGACGTCAGGTTCGACCTGTCCAGCGGGGCGCCCGGCGTGCTCGCCCGCTTCCTCGACGCGGTCCATCCCGGCGTGGTGGTGAACTGCGCGGGCACCACCCGCGGTGCCGCCCGCGAGCTCATCCGGCAGAACATCGTGGCCGTGGCCACGGTGTGCGAGGCGATGCGCCGCAGCAGCATCGCCGCCCGGCTGGTGCAGCTGGGCTGCGGCTCGGAGTACGGCCCCTCACCGGTCGGCTCCTCCACCGGCGAGGACGCCCCGCCGCGGCCGGGCGGCCCGTACGGAGTGAGCAAGCTGGCCGCCACCGAGCTGGTGCTGGGCTCCGGCCTGGACGCGGTCGTGCTGCGGGTCTTCAGCCCGGTGGGGCCGGGCACCCCGACGGGCGCGCCGCTGGGCCGGGTCGCCGAGGCGCTGCGCCGGGCGATGCAGAACGGCGACGCCGAACTGCGGCTCGGCGGCCTGGCCGTGCAGCGGGACTTCATCGACGCCCGGGACGTGGCCAGGGCGGTGCACGCCGCTTCGCTGTCGGCCGCTCAGGGGGTGGTGAACATCGGCAGCGGGCGGGCGGTGCGGATGCGCGACATGGCCACCGCGCTGGCCCATGTCGCCGGCTACGAGGGCGCCGTGCGCGAGCTGGACGAGGCGCCCGCGTCCGGCGGCGCGATGATGCCGCCGTATCCCGACGGCTGCGGGTTGTGGCAGCAGGCCGATGTGCGTACCGCACGCGACCGGCTCGGCTGGCGGCCGCGGATCGGCCTGGAAGAGTCGCTGGCCGACGTGTGGATGGAGGCGGCATGCCGCGTCTGA
- a CDS encoding DUF3492 domain-containing protein: MRIGLLTEGGYPYVRGEGGAWCDRLVRGLPHHDFDVYALSRSPRTESAGEVETPPQVHRVSRERLWGAAPESPRASRSEAKARRAAFRTGFRDFAAALAGGSAVGAAERADRFATGLYALADLAADAPGALPALLRGDDALAELEAACRAPGVRPVLADLVVTELLIAADLLERQLRPLSAPWYGPEELGAADVCHAVSGGPAALAGLLGKRFCGTPLIVTEYTVRAREALLAHRAAGLPPAVRVLLGDHHRLLAGESYRQAALITPGSTHVRRWQERCGAPKERMTTIHPGIDAGRFAGAGAAAEAAAQADEQAAHSDPTVAWVGRADPAKDLIALLHAFHAIRREEPQARLRVFHLPAADERSAGYLDHCRTLAAQLFPDEAADAHAVGENPVSFEEIGSPGAPEPADAYAAGDVVVLSSSAEGFPLSLVEAMFCGRPTVSTDVGAVREVIGGTGLVVPPRNPRALADATLDLLRGPGRAARLGAAARERALALFTVTTCVDAFRDSYLDVVAHHPVRRLPLLDAQGAPRPFTTPAESLSPSRLAPTPPHPSWTPVPAARP; the protein is encoded by the coding sequence GTGCGGATTGGATTACTTACCGAGGGTGGTTATCCGTACGTGAGAGGTGAGGGCGGCGCCTGGTGCGACCGCCTCGTCAGAGGCCTGCCGCACCACGACTTCGACGTCTACGCGCTGAGCCGGTCACCGCGGACCGAATCCGCGGGCGAGGTCGAGACGCCACCGCAGGTGCACCGCGTGAGCCGCGAGCGGCTCTGGGGCGCGGCCCCCGAGTCGCCGCGGGCGAGCCGCTCCGAGGCCAAGGCCCGGCGCGCGGCGTTCCGCACCGGCTTCCGGGACTTCGCCGCGGCCCTGGCCGGCGGTTCGGCCGTCGGCGCGGCCGAGCGGGCGGACCGTTTCGCCACCGGCCTGTACGCCCTCGCGGACCTGGCCGCGGACGCGCCCGGCGCGCTCCCCGCCCTGCTGCGGGGCGACGACGCGCTGGCGGAGCTGGAGGCGGCGTGCCGGGCCCCCGGCGTACGCCCGGTGCTCGCCGACCTCGTCGTGACCGAACTTCTCATCGCAGCCGACCTGCTGGAGCGCCAGCTGCGCCCGCTGTCGGCGCCCTGGTACGGCCCGGAGGAGCTGGGCGCGGCCGATGTGTGCCACGCGGTGTCCGGCGGGCCGGCCGCGCTTGCGGGCCTGCTGGGCAAACGGTTCTGCGGCACGCCGCTGATCGTCACCGAATACACCGTCCGCGCCCGGGAGGCGCTGCTCGCGCACCGGGCCGCCGGGCTGCCCCCGGCGGTACGCGTCCTGCTCGGCGACCACCACCGGCTGCTGGCCGGCGAGAGCTACCGGCAGGCCGCGCTGATCACCCCGGGGTCGACGCATGTGCGGCGCTGGCAGGAGCGGTGCGGTGCGCCCAAGGAGCGGATGACGACGATCCACCCGGGCATCGACGCGGGGCGTTTCGCAGGGGCCGGCGCGGCGGCGGAGGCCGCGGCCCAGGCGGACGAGCAGGCCGCGCACTCCGACCCGACCGTGGCGTGGGTCGGCCGCGCCGACCCGGCCAAGGACCTCATCGCGTTGCTGCACGCCTTCCACGCGATCCGGCGGGAGGAGCCGCAGGCGCGGCTGCGGGTCTTCCACCTGCCCGCCGCCGACGAGCGGTCGGCCGGGTATCTGGACCACTGCCGTACGCTCGCCGCCCAGCTCTTCCCCGACGAGGCGGCCGACGCGCACGCCGTCGGGGAGAACCCGGTCAGCTTCGAGGAGATCGGCTCGCCCGGGGCGCCGGAGCCGGCGGACGCCTATGCGGCGGGCGACGTGGTGGTGCTGTCCAGCAGCGCGGAGGGCTTTCCGCTGAGCCTGGTCGAGGCGATGTTCTGCGGGCGGCCCACGGTGTCCACGGATGTGGGCGCGGTGCGGGAGGTCATCGGCGGTACGGGTCTGGTCGTGCCGCCGCGGAATCCCAGGGCGCTGGCCGACGCGACGCTCGACCTGCTGCGCGGCCCCGGGCGGGCGGCCCGCCTCGGCGCTGCGGCAAGGGAGCGGGCGCTGGCCCTCTTCACGGTCACCACCTGCGTGGACGCCTTCCGCGACAGCTACCTCGACGTGGTGGCCCACCACCCCGTCCGCCGCCTCCCCCTGCTGGACGCCCAGGGCGCTCCCCGCCCCTTCACGACCCCCGCCGAATCCCTCTCCCCGTCCCGCCTGGCCCCCACCCCGCCCCACCCTTCCTGGACCCCCGTCCCCGCCGCCCGCCCCTGA
- a CDS encoding DUF3152 domain-containing protein — translation MGKHSARDGQDGRDNRIPQSGGSSSGTFAPPGSALGTPGSGRRRRGPSGPYSEPFDPFGDSGAFAAVRPQDLAGRPPTHPEHREHGAWGTPGTWTGGAARPRDLPFDAADDAAPRDSTPARTGSGTRGLPFDPVEDWAEGWAAHDTATAAAASSLRTPRPPMETPGRGVPRPRQEFLDAFETPAPARPPAPAPAAEPAEPAAPASPAGEPGPVGGRRKPGKATWTISGIAAAAVVTVVAVAAGSQLTGTGRDAPAPDPTDTSGSGPSATPSATPSAAPSTTPAVAPAGYDQLMDRQYPLEPDLKLSGAFTTVPGNQAAPGKGKVMTFRVDVEKGLPLDPGLFSDTVYKTLNDSRSWGHGGTMTFERVSTGHADIVVTLASPGTTAKWCAKSGLDTTVQNVSCDAASTPRTMINAYRWAQGAETYGPHLMHAYRQMLINHEVGHRLGHSHVGCPRAGAPAPVMMQQTKFLSLNGGPTCKPNAWPFP, via the coding sequence GTGGGCAAACACAGCGCGCGGGACGGCCAGGACGGCCGCGACAACCGCATACCGCAGAGCGGCGGCAGCAGCAGCGGCACTTTCGCGCCGCCCGGCAGCGCACTGGGCACCCCCGGCAGCGGGCGCCGCAGGCGCGGCCCCAGCGGCCCGTACAGCGAGCCCTTCGACCCCTTCGGCGACAGCGGCGCCTTCGCCGCCGTACGCCCCCAGGACCTCGCCGGCCGCCCGCCCACGCACCCCGAGCACCGCGAACACGGGGCGTGGGGCACACCCGGCACGTGGACGGGCGGCGCCGCCCGCCCCCGCGACCTGCCCTTCGACGCGGCGGACGACGCCGCACCCAGGGACAGCACCCCCGCCCGGACCGGCTCGGGCACCCGCGGCCTGCCCTTCGACCCCGTCGAGGACTGGGCCGAGGGCTGGGCCGCGCACGACACCGCCACCGCCGCGGCCGCGTCGAGCCTGCGGACACCGCGGCCCCCGATGGAGACACCGGGCCGCGGGGTGCCGCGGCCGCGGCAGGAATTCCTCGACGCCTTCGAGACTCCGGCGCCGGCCCGCCCGCCCGCTCCCGCCCCGGCGGCCGAGCCCGCCGAGCCGGCCGCCCCCGCCTCGCCTGCCGGGGAGCCGGGGCCCGTCGGCGGCCGCCGCAAGCCCGGCAAGGCCACCTGGACGATCAGCGGCATCGCCGCGGCCGCGGTGGTCACCGTCGTCGCCGTCGCGGCCGGCAGCCAGCTCACCGGCACCGGCAGGGACGCCCCCGCGCCCGACCCCACGGACACGTCGGGCTCAGGCCCGAGCGCGACACCGTCCGCGACCCCGTCCGCGGCGCCCTCCACCACCCCGGCGGTCGCCCCGGCCGGCTACGACCAGCTGATGGACCGCCAGTATCCGCTGGAACCCGACCTCAAGCTGTCCGGCGCCTTCACCACCGTCCCCGGCAACCAGGCCGCGCCCGGCAAGGGCAAGGTGATGACCTTCCGGGTCGACGTCGAGAAGGGCCTCCCGCTGGACCCCGGGCTCTTCAGCGACACGGTCTACAAGACCCTCAACGACAGCCGCAGCTGGGGCCACGGCGGCACGATGACCTTCGAACGCGTCTCGACCGGCCACGCCGACATCGTCGTGACGCTGGCCAGCCCCGGCACGACGGCGAAATGGTGCGCCAAGTCCGGCCTCGACACGACGGTCCAGAACGTCTCGTGCGATGCCGCGTCGACGCCGCGCACCATGATCAACGCGTATCGCTGGGCGCAGGGGGCCGAGACGTACGGGCCGCACCTGATGCATGCGTATCGCCAGATGCTGATCAATCACGAGGTCGGGCATCGGTTGGGGCACAGCCACGTGGGCTGCCCCCGTGCCGGGGCCCCGGCTCCCGTGATGATGCAGCAGACCAAGTTCCTCTCCCTCAACGGCGGGCCGACCTGCAAGCCCAACGCCTGGCCGTTCCCGTAA